A genomic window from Elaeis guineensis isolate ETL-2024a chromosome 3, EG11, whole genome shotgun sequence includes:
- the LOC105042392 gene encoding probable glycosyltransferase At5g03795, translated as MRRFFVPTGVTLLTSILLLVYISSTSNYLLHLHNTRLRLTSSLGSALFPPSIHQDPPSLATGVSDVPRSPGSEKASPFWDASGLEGRIDQSSRSRRQFGSKGKGFNNQVFHDKYIFTEDYKEMNRSFKVFVYPHSKDHPFAHALLPVDFEPGGNYASESYFKKALMQSHFITKDPLEADLFFLPFSIARLRHDPRVDVGGISEFIRNYMTDIKQNYPYWNQSGGANHFYVACHSVGRSAMEKAEEVRLNAIQVVCSSNYFLSGYVAHKDASLPQIWPRHGTPPNIFSSKRARLAFFSGSVNSPIRKRLIEAWGNDSEIFVHAGHVTTPYKEGLLNSKFCLHVKGFEVNTARIGDAIYFGCVPVVIANHYDLPFADILNWKSFSIVVATLDIPLLKKILHDVSPEQYVMLQKNVFEVRKHFQWHSLPVDYDAFCMVMYELWLRRSAVKFSVSGTSETSSHNSSAMNCT; from the exons ATGAGGCGCTTCTTTGTGCCAACGGGCGTAACCCTTCTCACCTCCATCCTTCTCCTGGTCTACATCTCCTCCACCTCCAATTACCTCCTCCATCTCCACAACACCCGTCTTCGCCTCACATCCTCACTCGGCTCCGCCCTTTTTCCTCCCTCGATCCACCAGGATCCCCCGTCTCTCGCCACTGGCGTTTCTGATGTGCCCCGGTCGCCGGGTTCGGAAAAGGCGTCGCCTTTTTGGGATGCGAGCGGTCTGGAAGGCAGGATCGATCAGTCTTCGAGGTCTAGGCGACAATTTGGTTCCAAAG gTAAAGGTTTTAACAATCAGGTGTTTCATGATAAATATATATTTACTGAAGACTATAAGGAGATGAACCGAAGCTTTAAGGTTTTTGTATACCCACATAGCAAAGACCATCCATTTGCACATGCCCTTCTCCCGGTGGACTTTGAACCTGGTGGAAACTATGCTAGTGAAAGTTACTTTAAAAAGGCTCTTATGCAAAGTCATTTCATAACTAAGGATCCATTGGAGGCTGATCTCTTCTTCTTACCTTTCTCAATTGCAAGGTTGCGTCATGATCCAAGAGTTGATGTTGGAGGCATATCAGAGTTTATACGCAACTATATGACTGATATTAAGCAGAACTACCCTTATTGGAACCAATCTGGTGGTGCCAACCATTTTTATGTTGCTTGCCATTCCGTTGGAAGGTCTGCAATGGAGAAAGCAGAAGAAGTTAGATTGAATGCAATTCAAGTTGTATGCTCTTCTAATTATTTTCTCTCTGGATATGTTGCACACAAGGATGCATCTTTGCCCCAGATTTGGCCTAGACATGGAACCCCaccaaatatattttcatcgaaAAG GGCCAGACTAGCCTTCTTTTCTGGATCAGTTAACTCTCCTATACGCAAAAGACTTATTGAAGCCTGGGGAAATGATTCTGAGATCTTCGTCCATGCTGGCCATGTCACGACTCCATACAAGGAGGGGCTTCTTAACAGCAAATTCTGCCTCCATGTCAAGGGTTTTGAAGTGAACACTGCAAGGATTGGCGATGCAATCTACTTTGGATGTGTGCCGGTGGTAATCGCCAACCATTACGATCTACCCTTTGCTGATATACTGAACTGGAAGAGCTTCTCTATTGTCGTTGCTACCTTGGATATTCCACTACTTAAGAAAATTCTCCATGATGTAAGCCCGGAGCAGTATGTAATGTTGCAAAAGAATGTATTCGAGGTGCGCAAGCATTTCCAGTGGCATAGTCTCCCAGTAGATTATGATGCCTTTTGCATGGTAATGTATGAATTGTGGCTCCGTCGGAGTGCTGTAAAATTTTCTGTTTCTGGGACTTCAGAGACGTCGAGTCACAATAGTAGTGCTATGAACTGCACATAA